Below is a window of Prionailurus viverrinus isolate Anna chromosome A1, UM_Priviv_1.0, whole genome shotgun sequence DNA.
aagTTTGAATTAGCCCAATATGTTTATTATTGATTAATGTCAATCCCTAAtatctttgctttttctctttatgttgacTAGGTCATCTCATGCTATCAATCTAAACactcgtttttatttatttctagcaGAAGTTCTAAAACAAATCATCTAAAGTGAGGtacattttatctaaattttaaaaatcagttctaGCCTTTAACTTCATTCAAGAAAAAAGTTTGCCCAATTAACTTTTACtcgctaaaggaaaaaaaaaactcaggtaAAGATACTCTTAAATTTAGATCAACTGGACTGATAAAGCACTTCACAATTCCCCGGTTCATCTACATTTACTGCAGCAACACAGGGAGTTggttatcagaaataaaaaaagtaagtaaCACATGATCCCCAACCTCAAGAAAAAGGTtagctttaaaaattctattctgtCTCATGCATATCACAGTAGTAACTATTTCATTCATGGCAATTTTTACAAAGGTCTTACCATACCTATTCTTTAATGTAAAGAAGCTTGACTTTTTTAACCACACACAATCAATTTATAAATCAGCTTTCACAACCTCCGGACGTTTCACTTATAATCTCATCTGTATCAATAAATTCTACCTAAAGTTTCATCCAGATCAGAAGAATGCACTTTTATGCTTCTAACTGCCAGCATGCAAACAACAGATAGCTACTATAGACTTTAATAGGTAAAAAGAAGTGATGATATCCAATTTGGCTACTACCATATATATAGGGAAGTAAGTTTCTCTAAAAGAGTTTTGCTGACATTAATCTGCTTAAGCAACCATTTTTAACCTGCAATCACAGCTGAAAGTAAGAACAAATGATAAACAACATAGCCAACCACTTTGCCTCCTCTATTTTACACAAATCAAAATGTGACAACTGCTTAACCTTTagaacttcatttattttctgttcttgatTCAAAAGGCAAAGAGTGCATGAGTGGCTTTGacaatcataaatgaaaaaacataCTGATGATCTCACAACTTAAACCTACTAAAAGTTTCCATAAGCTGAAAGAACTACAACAGGAAACAATAAGGATAAATTTCACAATGTTAACCAAACGAAACCAACACAAAAGGGttcatactgtatgattcctaTTATGTAAAGTATAAAATGGGCAAAGCTAATCCATTCTGCTACAAGTCAGGATAGTTCTTCTACTTGGGAGTCCAGTGACTGGAAAGAGGCATGAGGAGGACTTCTGAGGTGCAGGCTAATATAACTTCTTGATTCGGGTGTGAATTACAGGGTGTGGTCAGAGTCTGAAAACTCACTGAAGCATATGTCTATAGTATGCATTTTTCTGCGTGTATGTTACAATGCAATgaaagtcttttaaaaacttttcataaACTTCTAATTATAATACAAACTTCAAGTGGACCCTTCCCTTGTGGTGCAAAGATCCTACTAGTTTAGAGGACTTGCTGGAGTCCCAATTCTGTGATCTTTAATATATCAGTTAAAATCTCTGAGCCTATCTTTCCATCTACAACACTACGGGATCAGTATGAGaattaagttcatttattcaacaagaatTTACTGTTGTTGTATCTACCACTGCCTTCTAAGTAAAGGGATTAAAAtttctgatgcataggggcacttgtaccccaacgtttacagcagcactctcaacaatagccaaattatggaaagagcctaaatgtccatcaactgacgaatggataaagaaattgtggtttatatacacaatggagtactatgtggcaatgagaacaaaatatggccctttgtagcaacgtggacggaactggagagtgatatgctaagtgaaataagccatacagagaaagacagataccatatgttttcactgttatgtggatcctgagaaacttaacaggaacccatgggggaggggaaggaaaaaaaaaagagaggttagagtgggagagagccaaagcataagagactcttaaaaaatgagaacaggggcgcctgggtggcgcagtcggttaagcgtccgacttcagccaggtcacgatctcgcggtccgtgagttcgagccccgcgtcgggctctgggctaatggctcagagcctggagcctgtttccgattctgtgtctccctctctctctgcccctcccccgttcatgctctgtctctctctgtcccaaaaataaataaacgttgaaaaaaaaaaaaataagaacaaactgagggctgatggggggtggaagggaggggagggtgggtgatgggtactgaagagggcatcttttggaatgagcactgggtgttgtatggaaacaaacttgacaataaatttcatatatttaaaaaaaattaataaaataaaataaaataaaataaaataaaataaaataaaataaaataaaataaaaataaaataaaattagtgtacAAAAGACATCCTTGGGTTCATACTGTCTATATCTTATTTGGTGGAAATagacaaaaagaataaataaaatacatagcatCTCATATGGTAATACGTGCTACAgagaattaggaaagaaaaattgggCAGTAACTGTAACCAAGGTCACTTACTCAAGTGacatttaaatgacatttaagctgagagaagacatttgcaaatgacatatcagataaacggttagtatccaaaatctataaagaacttatcaaactcaacacccaaaaaacaaataatccagtgaagaaatgggcaaaagacatgaatagacacttctccaaagaagacatccagatgaccaaccaacacatgaaaaaatgctcaacatcagtcatcatcagggaaatacaaatcaacaccacaatgagataccaccttacacctgtcagaatagctaacattaacaactcaggcgacaacagatgttggggaggatgcggagaaagaggatctcttttgcattgttggtgggagtacaagctggtgcagccactctggaaaacagtatggaggttcctcaaaaaactaaaaacagaactaccgcaggacccagcaatagcactactaggcatttatccaagggatacaggtgtgctgttttgaaaggacacatgcaccccaatgtttatagcagcactatcaacaatagccaaagtatggaaagagcccaaatgtctatcgatggacgaatggataaagacgtggtgtatatatatacatacatatatatatatatacacatacacatacacacacacacacacatatacatacaatggagtatcactcggcaatcaaaaagaatgaaatcttgccatttgcaactatgtggatggaactggagggtattatgctaagcgaaattagaaaaagacaaatatatgatttcaatcacatgaggactttaagacagaacagataaacacaagggaagggaaggaaaaataatataaaaacagggagggtgacaaaacagaaaagactcttaaatatggagaacaaacagagggttcctggaggggctgcgggaaggggggtgggctaaatgggtaaggggcactaaggagtctactcctgaaatcactgttgcactatacgctaacttggatgtaaatttaaaaaataaagtaaaataaaataaattaaaaaacaaaacaaaaataaatgacatttaagcAAAGAACTCAAGTGTGTGAAGCAATACCTGGGGGAAGTGTATTCTAGGAAGAGAGATTACGTAATGTATTGCACCTGAAAATGCACAAATGTCAGAATTAgggttttaaagaaaataaatcacattagAAGATAGAGCCATGAAAAACTGCCTCGAATCCATACACTGAGACTGAGGGGGAGGATGAAGGccttcggggcgggggggggggggggatcctttcctcctcctccgtGGCTGGCTGTTGTATCCCACAAGGGGGCACGGCGGCCAAGGGGGCAGGGTCATAGGCACGCGGGAGTCGCAACGCGCGGTCCGCGACCCACCTGGCACTGGAGCGCATACCGGAGGTCGGCTTTTTCCCGCCAGGTGCTGAGAGCCGCCGGTGCAGACCGCGCCGAAGTCCGCAAAGGCCTCACCGTCACGATACACTACTTCGGCGAAAGCCCTAGTACCACCAGAAAGGAACTTCGAGCTTCCTCACCCACGTCCTCCGGCTTCCTCACCCACGTCCTCCGGCCGCCGCACTCCACCACTTCCGGCGGTGCACCACCCAAATGCCTCCTGTCGGCAACTTCCGCCCTTCTATCTAAACGTCAAAACCCCAGGTTCGGAACTGATGTGTCGCGCTTTCTCCGCACTCGGTCGTTTTAGAACTCTTTCCCGTCGGGGTGCGTGGAGTGAACTCGCGGGTCTGTGAGACCCGAAAATTGAGAGCTTCCTTGCGCCCCGGCACCTGCACCCGGCGGCTCTGCGGCTGTCACCATGGTGAGGGGGGTAGTTTTGGGAGCTCGGGTCGTAGGGCTACAGAGCTGGTGGAGGGCGAGGGCCCTGGGGCGGGGGccctggggtgaggggtggtAGGCGGAAGGGAGGTACTGCTGAAGGGAAGGGTGGGCTCGGTTGAGTGAAAAAAAACTTGTTTGGGGGACACAGATTCTGTTAAATTGCCGGCTTCGCCACGTGTTGTGTGTCGTCAGTGCCAGAGCCTAGCGATATCCCTCTGCCGCCTCGTTTTATTGCTGAGGAAACGGAGCCAGGCATACAGCACAGATCTGTCACATCTGCCCTCTTTCTACTGAATCTTTAGTGTTTCTCTGCAAAGTGGTATTCCCACGGACCTTCCTGGTGGTTGCCGCAACGTTTATGTGATAGCGGTTGAAAACACCGCACCTGATACGTAGTACCTGGTTGACTGTCACTCGGCATTATTCTCTGTGCTGGAGTTGACTGcgtcattgttttatttttgcagtcTTAAAATACAAATGGACTGTGGCcacatgtttaaaataaaagtggCCATGTAAAATAAAACTGGCCCTTAAAAAGCAAAAGGGGATCCGAGGCGTTGCTGGTGACAGCAAAAGAGTACAACCACTTTTGAAAGCAGTTTGGCATATGACCACACAAGAGGCTTACGGGCGCGTGTTAATTCGCTAAAaactgggaacaacccaaatacccatcaGCTGGTCAGTATATCCGTACCTGGGACTCAAGGCAGTAACAAGGATTGAGGTACTGATGAATGTAACAACGTGGGGGATCTCAAAAGCCTTAAGTGAAAAGCTACACGCAAAAGGCTACAAATTGTTAATATGTAAGTTTCTATGCTCtgcaaaaggcaaaactagaGTAATATACTACATACAGATTGGAGGTGGAAAAAAGGATTGCTTTCAAAGATATACAAGGAAGTTTTCTGAGGTAATCGACTCTCTTACTCCCTCTGATTGTGGTGGTTACAAAACTGTTATAgtttcttaaaacttaaaactgtACACCTGCACCTTAAAAGGgcacatttcattatatgtaaattgtatgtaaataaaactgacttactaattttttaaataaaaaggataatgATGACGATATTGAAAAACCAGATTActgatgttaagaaaaaaaaaaaaaagagatcctgGAATCAGGTCATCCTTTTTGTGGGCCAGTGGATTTTGGAAGTTCCTTTCAATGAACAGAAACTTTCACTGAGATTATTACAGATGTGAATCCTGATGCCTGATATCATCCAGGatcaaacattttttaactcACTTGACTAGGCTTAATAGCACAAGAGTTACTTAACCAAGTGAACATTTGGATGACATAAGGCCTTCTATACTTCATATGGTGCTCAGAAAGTTTTTTAAcataattctgtcatttttaaaatcaatgtttCTTGCATTGTTACAGCCACAAAACGAATATATTGAGTTACACCGGAAGCGCTATGGCTATCGTTTGGATTaccatgagaaaaagagaaagaaggaaggtcGAGAGGCTCATGAACGTtcaaagaaggcaaaaaagatGATTGGTCTGAAAGCTAAGCTCTACCATAAACAGCGCCATgctgagaaaatacaaatgaaaaagacGTAAGTGATCATTTCTTTGTTGTAACAAGTTAATGTCTTTTTAGTAATAGGTTTTAAAACGGATAATcttgaatctttttctttcttgatagtATCAAGATGCATGAAAAGAGAAACACCAAGCAAAAGAATGATGAAAAGACTCCACAAGGAGCAGTACCTGCGTATCTGCTGGACAGGGAGGGACAGTCCCGAGCTAAAGTACTTTCCAATATGATTAAACAAAAACGAAAAGAGAAAGCAGTAAGTAATGAAAACtgaagcatttatttcttttttgttcaggAGAGAATTACTTAAATTTAATCTTAGTTTTCTTCCTTCAGTTTAATTGGATACATGAAATCCAGCTACTATTCCCATTATTCAGGTATCAAAGTCTTtgtaaatttcattttgtattatttaataaaatatttactttctcatCACCAGAACACGTTAGTGtttaacagctttttaaaaatgtattagaatACCACACATCTTTAGTgtaaaaaagtacttaaaaagtTAGCAGTGCATCTCAAATTCAGAGTTTTAACAACTTCCTACATTTGACACCTCCTAGTGTTGAGCTCTTGCAGAGAAAGATACGACTGCTGGTTTTTTGCTGCCCTACTGTGCTAAAATTTGTTCAGAAGTAGAATAGTGAAAAACCCTCTAATTGATTtgacttaaataaaaattcagaatttttaacaTTACTAAATTGCGCTTGTGTCAAATTAGGTTAAATTCTgctaaaaacaggaaaagatatAGGTACTGTTTTTAAACACCTGTGGATAAATTGACAGAAATCTAGGTAGCAACAGAATATGTGGTATCTATAAAGAATTTTCAGTCtccaaatttgattttaaaaaccacactgttgggacgcctgggtggtgcagtcggttaagcgtcctacttcagccaggtcatgatcttgcggtccgtgagttcgagccccgcgtcaggctctgggctgatggctcggagcctggagcctgtttctgattctgtgtctccctctctctctgcccctcccccgttcatgctctgtctctctctgtcccaaaaaaaaaaaaaaagttgaaaaaaaaaattttttttaaataaaaaaaaccacactgttTTTTTGGTGTGTAAGAATCTGCATTTAGAATGGtataacctggggcgcctgggtggcacagtcggttaagcgtccaacttcagccaggtcacgatctcgcggtccgtgagttcgagccccgcatcgggctctgggctgatggctcagagcctggagcctgcttccgattctgtgtctccctctctctctgaccctcccccgttcatgctctgtctctctctgtctcaaaaataaataaaacgttaaaaaaaaaaaattttttagaatggTATAACTTGAGCACCAAAACCTCTACTTTAGTAGAGGTTATCTACTTAACCgctcctcattttacaaataaaaagactgaagtcCAGGAGGTTGTAAATCATTCTTCATGCTCACAGATCTATGAAATGGTAGAACTGCTTCTAGAACCTATGTGTTAGTAAtaagtcaaaaaaaatttttagtatttttttaaaagttattaaatacttaattttccagtgtttatttattttgagagagagcaggggaggggcagagacagagaatcccaagcagcctcctcgctgtcagcgcagaacctgacgtggagctggatctcataaactgtgagatcgtgacctaagccaaaaccaagagttggacatttaattgactgagccacccagataccccaaagTCAGATTCTTTATACTACCTTTcacttttttcaaataatttgcatTCTAGGGAGGTTCAAAGTATGTGGTGATGATTTTGTCTTACTAGTAATAAAATCTAACAGTTCACTTGAGGTAAAAACAGATATATTAAGAGGTGGAAACAGTCTTCTAATTTTACATATGAACTATTTGGTAGTCAGCACATATAGTTTCAAGAAGTCACTGACTTATTACAGGTGGCATTTTTCATCCATAACAAGCCATTAAGATTTTTAGCTTAAGcaaaccattttatttaatgtgttcATAATATGCAACTTCATTAATTCCAATTAATTTGGGGCTTGTGAGGAGACAGTACAGACCTCTAGAAACAGTTGAGCCAAAATCTTGTgggtttaggaaaaaaatttgatttttcattctcattgccgTTTACTAACAAATTTAAATGATGGTCTGTTTTTAGGGAAAATGGGAAGTCCCTTTGCCCAAAGTTCGTGCCCAGGGAGAAACAGAAGTATTAAAAGTTATTcgaacaggaaagagaaagaagaaagcatgGAAGAGGATGGTTACAAAAGTCTGCTTTGTTGGAGATGGCTTTACTCGAAAACCACCTAAATATGAAAGATTCATTAGGCCAATGGTAAGTCCCTTGCCAGAGTGGGATGGATTAAATATTGGTTGCTGTGTTAAATTGGGTAAAGTAGAATTTCCTGAAATTCCTGAAATTGATATGAAAAGAGATTGAAAGACATTTTTTAggctgtttttgttattttaagttatTGACAGGGATGGCTTAGGAATTTTCCTGTACTGTCAAGAATC
It encodes the following:
- the NSA2 gene encoding ribosome biogenesis protein NSA2 homolog → MPQNEYIELHRKRYGYRLDYHEKKRKKEGREAHERSKKAKKMIGLKAKLYHKQRHAEKIQMKKTIKMHEKRNTKQKNDEKTPQGAVPAYLLDREGQSRAKVLSNMIKQKRKEKAGKWEVPLPKVRAQGETEVLKVIRTGKRKKKAWKRMVTKVCFVGDGFTRKPPKYERFIRPMGLRFKKAHVTHPELKATFCLPILGVKKNPSSPLYTSLGVITKGTVIEVNVSELGLVTQGGKVIWGKYAQVTNNPENDGCINAVLLV